One window of the Lytechinus pictus isolate F3 Inbred chromosome 5, Lp3.0, whole genome shotgun sequence genome contains the following:
- the LOC135154091 gene encoding uncharacterized protein LOC135154091: protein MNESKTDIVHFSSRFRPSPESVSVAIGNQVVESSSHARNLGCIMDRHLMMKEHVAAVCRSAMIAIRRIGQIRQYLTTQATQALVHAFITSRLDNNNNSLLFGLPQNLISQLQRIQNTAARIVNKVLRKQDISKSLKQLHWLPVEKRIIFKILVITFKSI, encoded by the coding sequence ATGAATGAATCTAAAACAGACATAGTTCACTTCTCATCACGTTTTCGGCCCTCACCTGAATCAGTGTCTGTTGCTATTGGAAACCAGGTAGTTGAATCATCCTCCCACGCAAGAAACCTTGGATGCATAATGGATCGCCATCTTATGATGAAAGAACATGTTGCAGCAGTCTGTCGCTCTGCCATGATTGCTATTCGAAGAATAGGACAGATCAGACAATACCTTACGACCCAAGCGACGCAGGCCTTGGTCCATGCCTTCATTACCAGCAGACTtgacaacaacaataacagtCTCCTTTTTGGACTTCCGCAAAATCTCATCTCTCAGCTACAAAGAATACAGAACACTGCTGCTAGAATTGTCAATAAAGTCCTTCGAAAACAGGATATATCCAAATCACTCAAGCAACTGCACTGGCTACCAGTAGAGAAGCGTATTATCTTCAAAATCCTCGTCATAACATTCAAGAGCATCTAA